A genome region from Gemmatimonadota bacterium includes the following:
- the leuD gene encoding 3-isopropylmalate dehydratase small subunit encodes MADPFTTHTGLTVPLDRINVDTDQIIPKQFLKRIERTGFGQFLFYDWRFTGDGSPDPGFVLNEDRYRDATILVSGDNFGCGSSREHAPWALQDYGFRVIIAPSFADIFYNNCFKNGLLPVVLPGDTVHRMLRNAAEQHPYSVSVDLERQVVTEPGGPTDPNGAPEPGGASHPFEVDPFLKHFILEGLDEIGWTLQFEDDIAAYERTRSTG; translated from the coding sequence ATGGCGGATCCCTTTACCACGCACACCGGCCTGACCGTCCCGCTCGACCGGATCAACGTGGACACGGACCAGATCATCCCCAAGCAGTTCCTGAAACGGATCGAGCGCACCGGGTTCGGACAGTTCCTGTTCTACGACTGGCGGTTCACGGGCGACGGCTCGCCCGATCCCGGTTTCGTGCTCAACGAAGACCGCTACCGGGACGCCACGATCCTGGTATCCGGGGACAACTTCGGCTGCGGGAGTTCCCGAGAGCACGCGCCCTGGGCACTGCAGGACTACGGCTTTCGCGTGATCATCGCGCCGTCCTTCGCGGACATCTTCTACAACAACTGCTTCAAGAACGGACTGCTTCCCGTCGTGCTGCCCGGCGATACCGTGCACCGCATGCTCCGGAACGCGGCGGAGCAGCACCCCTATTCCGTCTCGGTGGACCTCGAACGGCAGGTCGTCACCGAGCCCGGCGGACCAACCGATCCCAACGGTGCTCCCGAGCCCGGCGGCGCGTCCCACCCGTTCGAGGTCGACCCCTTCCTCAAGCACTTTATCCTGGAGGGTCTGGATGAAATCGGCTGGACCCTGCAATTCGAGGACGACATAGCGGCGTATGAACGTACCCGGAGTACGGGCTGA